TTTCGCTGAATTTTTGTCTATTTGTCAAAACATGGAGGTGAGATTATCAAGTATAGggtataaaaatgaaaatatcatttcaattatttttaaattttagtttttaaaactcagaaatttactttaaaatataacaatgtaaaaaatttatataaatttattatggTCCAGGATATTCTATCCtaaattgttcaaaaaataaaaatcctatACAAGCATTAGCTGTTGATTTGTTGCACAGATTTCTCTGTTTACAAAATTTAAGTAAGTACCCTCTAGGTCCTTTCACCACAATCTGGGGCATTTTGATAAAAGACGTGCTAGACATTATCATGTAATCCTTCACGTCCCTTTGAAAGTTTGAATAGCTCTTCAGCCATTTTATGTATACATAGGTTTCCCAAACCATAGAGCGTGCTTCTCTCAAGAtcttaagttttattttattcgATGTCAATTTTTGTGTTGAGTCGATCAATACAGAGCTTTGTTCTGTCTTCAATTGGATCCACTAGTGGATGATGAAATTGGTTGCTTAAATTAATCGATTCTTGAGTCAGATAccgagtttaaaaaaaatttgggagaTATAAGATGACTTGGTGGATGAGTTAGAAAGTACGTGGAGTGATGAAGAGATcaaaaaagtttgatttctaCCCTCAATAAATCTTACAGAAACTAACCCTACTAATTACTAACCTTGccttttaaaaacaaaaattaaataaattagttaGGTATTTAGCATGAGATACTTCCTCTAACATTGTAATTTTTCAATAGttatttttgttacataatTCAGATTTCAGATTCAATATTAAAATCcgcgttcaaaaaaaaattaaaatccagttttttttttttttttatacaatacaGGATAAGTTAGGTGAGTGAGATTCTAATTTATTTGTGTGATGATTCCTAGTGAAAGATTAGAGATTCATAATAAATCTCAAACCTTTTTTTCCATCCTTTATAATGCAGATGTTTAAGCTTTAAATATAACTTATTATCATGTACACAAATATATGCAAGGAAAAactaaacatattttaaaaatgtctTGTGTCATAACATTCTCATTCAGGTAACATTTTGTATTTCCATAGGAATGATTGATACATGGAAgcaacaaaatgaaaaaaaaaaaaaattaatagaaaaaattgTCGTCTATAGAAATTAGCCTAAACTAATCTATCTAAATCTCCATGCATGAATTACAGCTTAATTCAAGCGAGAAGTGAGGTTTAGGAATTCTTCCTCGTTGCACGGAATTGTTAGACCACCCATTGGATGATCATATCCGAATTCTTCTTCTGCTTGATTTAGTAACTCTTGAAACAACGGTTGGTTCAAGTATGACACTGGAATCACGAACCGTCTCATTTGATCTCCAACATAGACTGCAAGATAGCCTTTTGGGATTTCAAGTCCCTTGGTAGATCCTTGTGTTTTGGAAAATGATGATGCCCTTTTGAGAATACCGGCTATGCGGAAACCCATTGTTATTTTATGGTAccacaaaaaaaatagtgataatGTTATAGAGGGTTTGATGAGAAAGAAATATTTGAATTCTGATAATTTAGGATGCAAATGAATTGTGTTGCTTGAGAACCTCAAAAATAGTGTATATATAGTTGTTAAGGGCTTCTACAAAACCAATTAGCCAATGAAATTATTTTGATGAGCTGTGATAGGGCCTAGTGAGGGACAAGGGATCACATGGTATTGTCTTATGGAAGTCATTTTCAAGGATTAGATTAAGCTAAATGTAAGGACATGCAAAGACTCTACTGTGATGAGATAGATAACTCAACAACCTTGAAATTAAAGACAATGCAATGGTGAAAGAAACTTGATGTTTGTTGCTATAGCTAATCCAATGGTAGACATGTTTTAGACATCTCACATGTTTCTTCTAATTGAGATTGCAATTAATTTAAATCTACCAAAtaaatattagaattatgtGTACAACTTGCAAAGCTTGAGTATGATGTAGGACCTGATTGATATCTCAGAAAATGTGAGAGGAGGCAAGAAGAGAACATATATCTAACACAAGATCACAAACCACTATAAGCcacaatttatattttgcaaGACAATACAAACTAAATGAATTTTGTATACCAGAACCGAACTACGCGGTCCCTGCCTTGCTAAATAAGTAACAAGGTCAATTAAACTTTTTCTTGCTTGAATAAGCCTGTTTTTTTGGTGGGGGTGCTATGTTGGTGTGTATTATCTATTATGACATTTTCATCTTTGTGTTTGTGAAAGACCTCTAAGACAATCCCATGTGATCTTGTATATGCCCTTGTCTGCTTCGTAGATTCCTTCTCCTTCACAAGTCATTCAAGTAGCCAATAGTTTTTCAATATtcttttatctatctatctatctatatattcATTGCTACATGCATTTAAAACCAACACAAATCATTCACATCCTAAAGCATTCTAATTTCAaaaacttcttctcaagtttTAACACATACAACAATGGGTTTTCGTTTTTCTGGTATCATAAAAAAGGCATCACTTGTTGCAAACCGAGCAGCTTCAAAAGCGGTGGACATTCAGAAGGGATATCTTGCGGTGTATGTTGGAGAGAAACAAAAGCGATTTGTGATCCCCATATCATACTTGAACCAACCATCGTTTCAAGACTTGTTGAGTCAAGCGGAGGAAGAGTTCGAATACAATCATCCCATGGGTGGTCTCACCATTCCTTGCACAGAAGATGTCTTTCAACATATAACATCTCGCTTCAATGGACACTATAAATTCGACACCAAAAGAGACTGACATTATTTAGCAGAGATATTTTTTGTAAACTAGGTATCTCATGAAATTGTAAAGATGCAAAAAGTTACCATTACATTGACAAATTGTACATATACTTTgtttaatgaaaatgaattcAACTACTCAAACAGTTTCCCTGTGTTCTTGGTTTATTGCAAAGCAGGAATAGAACACTCGATTCCTAGCAAGGGTAGAGCAAAGTTAATTTTTCTAGGATAAAATGTTGAAGATAAATtttccaaagtttttttttttttttttttaaaactacaTAATATAGACATGGAATTGAAATTTTGGGGACCAAAGGCTTAATCATACATGAGGTACCTTCCCTTAACAAGCAACAAGTGCACAGTAACAATTTGGTAACGAGGTCAATTCTATGGTGTCTGTTGAATTATCCTTATCTAAAGAATTGAATGGATAGTACTTAGTTGGCTATATGATGGGTGTTGTGAATTCGActaaatcacaccaataatcttgatgtttGGATCAAATACGATTAGGCAATCAAATAAAGCGAgcggcaataataatcacaaaccAAAAGATAAACAACAGAAAGAgttaaaaacacaataaaattgtttacccagttcggtcaaaacgacctactctgggggagagtgCAGCTCTCCGTTTCACTATGAATCTTGAAGTACTTATTACAAAGAAACTCTCCAACGAGATTACAAGAAGCTCTTCCACTTCCTCAAACCCATAGGCACACCGGTTCAATGACTGGTCCGGTTATGATTACCTTACTTAGAATACTTGCCACAGGGTAAATTATCTACTCACTATTTTGAAGAATCAATTTGGTACCAACAGCTTCCGGAGGGGTCACCGGAGCAATTTTCATTGAATCTCAGGGTAGCAACTTGTCAATAACTCACCAACTGGAGCAACTATTAGACTTAACTTCTCCACAATATCTTACAATTCATTCTCTAGTATAgatttcataaattttcaaATAAGTAAAACAACTTACTAAACAATGCAACGCTAATTTTCAAACAACCCCAATTTTTAAACACTgcatatctatatatatatatatatacacacatgaATGATCATAaactttgaaaccctaattgtAAACCCTAATCCATTGGCCAATCAATGCTTAACACATTTGTCTCATGTCCAATTGTATCTTGCCAACATAGGTTTGTTTTCATCCAATTATATCTTGCCACTACTTGCTTCACAAAGTGCTTCACAAAGTCAACTATCACATGCAACCTTCCTTCTATTACTTGCTTCATGTGACATGTGTATAGAAGTGAAAAAACAAGTGGCATCATCAGGGACGGATCTAGACCCGATTTATTGGTGTGGCTAAAAAAACATGTTCGCAAATTTTAtagctgaaaaaaaaaatattcacctTTGCAGATTAACCGAAGAagtagctttttttttttgtttcaaaccGAAGAAGTAGCTTTATCTCTCGAAAGTATAGAAAAAAAGAATAGAACAAAGAAATCATATTTGTAATTGTAGAGTTAAGAGGAGAAATGAAAGTCAAGAAATCAAAGTAGTACAGGAGAGGATGCACCGCCGATGTCGGGCTGGGTGCAGTGGCGGCGGAGctagactaaaaatataaattcaatttgaaaattcatAGATCATTTACATTCCAATAATATTGCAATGTTCAATAGCTTCTAAATTCATCCAAAATAATGTTGCATCGTTCAATAACgtctaaaataatttaatatgttattgagatccattaAAATTAACGATGTTcaataaaaatgtataaatccttaatatttatgaatttcaataacatatcaaataattttaaatttatgtaaaattcTACATGAtatgaatattaaatttaacGGTAAATTTTATGAATTCTATACTGGTTAAAATGTTACCGGTATAATTTGATTTCtctaatatatgtatatatgcaaatatatattattcttgATCACtcctttgaaaaaaaaattgactaaccACTACACCAGGAACCGAACACAGTTAAAAGCAAAAAACATTACCCTGCAGGAACCGAACACACAACCGCTGTGCATAGGAGGCGCTGCTTAACCACTACAACAGAAACAAACTTGGGACAAAATTGGCTGGTTATACATATTTATACAATCATAAGtaacaaaaatatgtatatatatctactaaaaattgaaaattctggtgtggctatagccacactaAGCCCCTACTTAGATCCGTCCCTGGGCATCATGCATGTATGTCAATGAACAAGTATTTTCCATAGATGAATCCATCAACCCTATATAAACCAACTCCTCCTAAAATTTCAAACCCACCATTTTCACTTTATCTCCTTCAACTCACACACTCCCTCTTCTTTTTTCATTGAATTCTACTTTTTCTCTCCTCTCTATTCATTCACCTTCTTTCTCTTATCTCCCTCACACCTCTCCATCTCTCCACCTCACTCACATTTCTAATCTCACTCTTACCCACACACACCACACACATAAATTTCTTCCCTCTTTACTAGCCTAcataacattaacaatataattaTGGTTATTATTGACACTCATACCTAGATTCTTCTATATCTAtttataaatacttaaaacaagCAACTAACATGagaatttcaaaagaaaaaattagacTTTGCATTTACTATGTCAAGAATTAAGAGTATATCAACTCTAAGGACTATGATTATTATTGACGCTCATACCCAGGGACGGAACCAGAAAAAGTCATTGAGGGTGGCGAAAATATAACACATTATTAACGttaataataatcaatttttactataaataattaggtttaattgcatatttggtcccttgcatttattttagatttcaatttgatctattagttaaaaaagtttcaaatcattttagtcaaatttctGTTTAAATCATTTGTGTGGCTAACATTTTTTCATACGGAGACAACTTATGAGGGTGTCACGTAAAAGTTATAGAtgaaattaacttaaaatttaatGGAAAGTTAGACGAAATTAACTCAAATTTTAATGAGAAGTTAAACGAAATAGTTTTAAGACTAAATTAACTAACTAAAAATGgatttgatgataaaaaaaactaataaaagagATATTTTCAAGGGTGCGATGAATAACTCAACTTGTTGAACTAGTtgagttaaaagttaaaagagTTGAAGGTCCAGAGTTCAAGTCGTGACACGTTATAAAAAAatgcttaattgcatatttggtctaTTATGTTTagtttaagtttcaatttggtctcttacgtttaaaaagttttaaattgatctttttagtcaaatttttgtttaaatcatcTACATGGCTTATAGTTGCATGTGCAAACAACTCTGGGAGGTACTACATGAAAGTTTaagaagaaattaactcaaaatctaacaaaaagttctaaaaaaattaactcaaaatttaattaaaaggacGAACTTAAGTTTACTTCAATAACATAAGGgacaaatttgaaattttttaaatataaaggaccaaattaaaacctaaaataaacataagggactaaatagcctaaaaaaataatcaaatgtgTTTACAATTGTAATACATTTAAGAATCAAGCATtaattaaaatagtaatttacacaaacaaaatagtattgtatttttattatgagtcaggatccgttgacaccaactagtttgacaccaaatgttacacctctcaataacgttttaaccgatataaattttataaaatccaccgttggattgaaagtttacatcatatagatcatttgtgtaaaatttcaaataaatccaaaatcatttgatatgttattgagatacatcaaaattaacggtttttgtatttttttaaatgccgttaatctttatgtgtctcaatagcatatcaaatgattttggatttgtctgaaattttacacaaatgatctatatgatgtaaactttcaatccaacggtggattttataaaatttatatcggttaaaacgttattgagaggtgtaacatttggtgtcaaactagttggtgtcaacggatcctgactcttttattatatatacaatTAGTAGTTTATATATGATGAAAAACTATGTGGTGCATGTATTTATTACACAGATCATACGTGGGGTGGCGAACTGAATCATACGTGGGATGGCTAatcatatatacatacatatggGTAGTATACTCCTACTAATTTCAAGGGTGCGGTCGCCCCTTTTGCCTAATAGCTAGTTCCGTCCCTGCTCATACCTAGATTTTTCTATATCTATTTCTAAATTCCTAAAACAAGCAACTAACATGAGAATTTCGAAAGAAAGGATTAGACTTTGCATCAACTATGTAGAGAATTAAGAGTATATCAACTCTAAGGACTATAATAAAAGTGTAGCAACAAATACATCTCAAAAAAGGTAAGAATATTGATTTCCTCATAGACctccatataaaaattaaaacttacaTCTAAATTTTCTATGAACTTCAAGTAAAATGTGACTCAGCTCATGTTTGGTTAGAATGAAATttggatatatcatatatgtaaTATTGGAGgtagaaattgaaaattatactATATTTTGAGTTACAATACATGAAAGCATAGATAAAGAATAGAACAGAGAAAAACAACCAcagattcattcattcatcaccaTTTCCtcgtactattttttttttcttctcaacaCAAATTGATgagattaaaaacaataaaaattgtaaatctGAAGGTTTTTTACGTTAAACAAATTCATTCACTTGGTCTATTAATTAAGACACAATCAGAACAAAAAAGGGGTTTTTCTTTACACACATAGAGAAGAgaaattacacaaaaaaaaaaaaaaaactaatttaacaGTGCACCTTGCCTCTGCCTCCACCAACACCCTTAACCTGAaatccaaaaagaaaaagaatcagAAGAGGGATAGATctataaagaaacaaaaaaagggAAGATAATTACCTTTAATGTTGATTTGTGTTTAAATCGCAAAAAATAAGGTTTCTACGtaaattttgggatttttttggGTGGTTATGATTCCGGCGCGGTGGTTCCGGTTGGAGGGTGGCGGCGGCTTGCCGGCGACTAGCCGAAATCTGAGAATCATGGCGGTCGGTCGCCGGAAAACGAAGAACATGAAGAACTCCGATTGGAGTTCATCcttgagagagagaagagagtgggagagaagagaagagagagaaaaaaattttccaaatgatttttttctgaAGGGTGAGGGTATTTATACTCATGCAGATCCACTGCACGCTTGTGCATGATAATATCAGCATCATCACCCCTGATCTTCCATCAAACGACCCAAATCTTTCACTCTTTGATCAAATCAGGAacgtctgattgatcagacggTCCTGATCAAATCCCCTGATTTTTTGTTTGTGGCCGCAGATGGGCTCTGTTGGGTTGGACTTTCTGTTGTTGCCTGCTATCTGTTATTTCAGTTTGCACCCCCTTTACGttttaattagttaaattaattcatctaatttgtttattttgtgtatatatttttatttaaaacccaaagatatgaaaatgccaaaaaacataaaaaatataaaaatatcaattttcttttctttacatcaatttttatcaaataattttattttcgtTATGCTCTATGATTTGAACCCTTTTgaaaaataagatttgaacGCTTTAAGTAGTGCCTATAAATTATATCTCTCTCTATGATTAGAGCCTAAGACTTATGAATCTCTCTGTACTTCTTGATAATATTATCAATGATTATatgaatgatttttaatttcatcatCTTAACGTTCTACTCATGAGAAAATTAAATTACTGATGCTCTTcgccaaaaaataaattttatacatgTCATGGGTAGGCGTGGCAAAACGGGCTGGGCCGACCTGTTTGACCCACCATTTTTGGCGGGCCGGGCTGAGGTTTTCGGCTCGCTACCTTAAGGTGGCCCGCCCCCGCCTAACCCGCCTAAAAAACGGGGCGGGGCGGGTTAGCCCGCggactttttaattttttatattttttacttttactgaAAATTGGGCTTGAAAAGAGGAGCCCAAATCTCAATCCAGtaatatttttctctcatataAAACTTCACGTttctttttttgccaaaattagggttgtttgtttcattcattcatttcatccGCCGCCGTGCTCCCTTTATGCTAGTATTTATCcttttatcttatattgtaatgaattatttattaatttagttgatgtttctgttagtttaattaagggtaattgtaaggaattacttattaacttaattaatatttatgttagtttaattatcCCTATTCTCTGCTGCAATCTTCTCCCAACTTTTAATTATCCTTATTTTCTGTTAGTTTAAAAATAGGAGGTAAGAATTTTAAGGAATTGTGAAGTTATAATTTAATCTGTTTAACTTAACAATCTTCTCTCAATGCAATctgctaatattttttttaacatcaactaggaggtaagaattgtgaagttataattcaaactatttaaaaaaaaaagtatttggcAGGCCGGCCCGCCAACCCGCCAACTCGCCAATAAACGGGCGGGCTTGAGTTGTTGAACCCGGACACCTAAGTTGCCCCGTCCCGCCCAGCTTTTGGGCGGCCTTAAACTGGGCGGGCCTAAACGGGGCGGGCATGCCCACTTTGCCACCCCTAGTCACGGGTCTTGAAAGCTCCACTATAAAATTCGATGTGAAGctttgattaatttgttttattatggcGCTCCCCAATTAGCCTCAAATCAAATATTC
This portion of the Trifolium pratense cultivar HEN17-A07 linkage group LG3, ARS_RC_1.1, whole genome shotgun sequence genome encodes:
- the LOC123913039 gene encoding auxin-induced protein 10A5-like, whose translation is MGFRIAGILKRASSFSKTQGSTKGLEIPKGYLAVYVGDQMRRFVIPVSYLNQPLFQELLNQAEEEFGYDHPMGGLTIPCNEEEFLNLTSRLN